One genomic region from Jilunia laotingensis encodes:
- the pnp gene encoding polyribonucleotide nucleotidyltransferase yields MINPIVKTIELGDGRTITLETGKLAKQADGSVMLRMGNTMLLATVCAAKDAVPGTDFMPLQVEYKEKFSAFGRFPGGFTKREGRASDYEILTCRLVDRALRPLFPDNYHAEVYVNIILFSADGVDMPDALAGLAASAALAVSDIPFNGPISEVRVARIDGQFVINPTFDQLEKADMDLMVAATYENIMMVEGEMHEVSEAELLEAMKVAHEAIKVHCKAQMELTEEVGKTIKREYCHEVNDEELRKAVREACYDKAYAVAQSGNKNKHERQDAFDAIREEFKAQFSEEELEEKASLIDRYYHDVEKEAMRRCILDEGKRLDGRKTNEIRPIWSEVGYLPGPHGSAIFTRGETQSLSSVTLGTKLDEKIIDDVLTHGKERFLLHYNFPPFSTGEAKAQRGVGRREVGHGHLAWRALKGMIPADYPYVVRVVSDILESNGSSSMATVCAGTLALMDAGVKIKKPVSGIAMGLIKNAGEEKYAVLSDILGDEDHLGDMDFKVTGTKDGITATQMDIKVDGLSYEILERALNQAKEGRMHILGKITETIQEPRADLKDHAPRIETMAIPKEFIGAVIGPGGKIIQGMQEETGATITIEEIDNIGRIEISGTNKKSIEDAMRLIKGIVAVPEIGEVYKGKVRSIMPYGAFVEFLPGKDGLLHISEIDWKRLETVEEAGIKEGDEIEVKLLDIDPKTGKFKLSRKVLLPKPEKK; encoded by the coding sequence ATGATCAACCCAATTGTTAAGACGATCGAGCTGGGAGATGGCAGAACCATCACGCTCGAAACGGGAAAGTTGGCAAAACAGGCAGACGGTTCTGTAATGCTTCGCATGGGAAACACCATGTTACTTGCTACTGTTTGTGCCGCTAAAGATGCAGTTCCCGGAACAGATTTTATGCCACTTCAGGTAGAGTACAAAGAGAAATTTTCAGCATTCGGCCGTTTTCCCGGAGGTTTCACCAAAAGAGAAGGCAGAGCTTCTGACTATGAAATTCTTACTTGCCGTTTAGTCGACCGCGCGCTCCGCCCTTTATTCCCCGATAATTACCACGCAGAAGTATATGTAAACATCATCCTGTTTTCAGCCGATGGCGTTGATATGCCTGATGCTTTGGCAGGACTTGCCGCTTCAGCAGCACTTGCCGTTTCAGATATCCCTTTCAACGGACCGATCTCTGAAGTGCGTGTAGCACGTATTGATGGCCAGTTCGTCATCAACCCGACTTTCGATCAGCTTGAGAAGGCGGATATGGATCTCATGGTAGCCGCTACTTATGAAAACATCATGATGGTAGAGGGCGAAATGCACGAAGTATCCGAAGCCGAGTTGTTGGAAGCAATGAAAGTCGCCCACGAAGCCATCAAAGTTCATTGCAAGGCACAGATGGAGCTGACAGAAGAAGTCGGCAAAACCATAAAACGTGAATACTGTCATGAAGTAAATGACGAAGAGTTACGCAAAGCTGTTCGTGAAGCTTGCTATGATAAAGCATATGCTGTAGCTCAATCTGGAAACAAAAACAAACACGAACGTCAGGATGCTTTTGATGCCATACGCGAAGAATTCAAAGCTCAATTCAGCGAAGAAGAATTGGAAGAAAAGGCTTCATTGATCGATCGTTATTACCATGATGTGGAAAAAGAAGCAATGCGCCGTTGCATCCTTGATGAAGGTAAACGTCTCGACGGACGCAAGACCAATGAAATTCGTCCGATCTGGAGTGAAGTCGGTTATCTGCCAGGACCTCACGGTTCAGCTATCTTCACACGTGGTGAAACTCAGTCATTGAGTTCTGTTACGCTGGGAACCAAACTGGATGAAAAAATTATCGATGACGTTCTGACTCATGGAAAAGAACGCTTCTTATTGCACTATAACTTCCCTCCTTTCTCTACAGGTGAAGCTAAAGCACAACGTGGTGTTGGCCGTCGCGAGGTAGGTCACGGCCACTTGGCATGGCGTGCTTTGAAAGGAATGATACCTGCTGATTATCCGTACGTAGTACGCGTTGTATCAGATATCCTGGAGTCAAACGGCTCGTCTTCCATGGCTACTGTATGCGCTGGTACACTGGCACTGATGGATGCCGGAGTTAAAATTAAGAAACCGGTATCAGGTATCGCCATGGGGTTAATCAAAAATGCAGGTGAAGAAAAATATGCCGTGCTTTCTGATATTCTTGGCGATGAAGACCATTTGGGAGATATGGACTTTAAGGTAACAGGAACCAAAGACGGAATAACCGCCACACAGATGGACATCAAGGTAGACGGTCTGTCATACGAAATTCTGGAACGTGCATTGAACCAAGCGAAAGAAGGTCGTATGCACATTCTTGGTAAGATAACTGAAACCATTCAGGAACCACGTGCCGACTTGAAAGACCACGCTCCGCGCATTGAGACAATGGCTATACCGAAAGAATTTATCGGAGCAGTGATTGGCCCGGGTGGAAAAATCATTCAAGGAATGCAGGAAGAAACAGGCGCCACCATTACCATCGAAGAAATTGACAATATTGGCCGTATCGAAATATCCGGTACCAATAAAAAGAGTATCGAAGATGCCATGCGCTTAATTAAAGGAATCGTTGCTGTCCCGGAAATTGGCGAAGTATATAAAGGCAAAGTACGCTCTATTATGCCTTATGGGGCATTTGTTGAATTCCTGCCAGGTAAGGACGGATTACTTCACATCTCTGAAATTGACTGGAAACGATTGGAAACAGTTGAAGAGGCCGGTATCAAAGAGGGAGACGAAATTGAGGTAAAACTGTTGGATATCGATCCGAAGACAGGTAAATTCAAACTTTCAAGAAAAGTTTTATTACCCAAACCGGAAAAGAAATAA
- a CDS encoding RNA polymerase sigma-70 factor: protein MDTFTRFFQENRDKFLSFTNSYVRNKAEAEDILMESMITLWENREKWEENSNMHALLLTIIKNRALNHLAHEQVRLRAEDEINTHKQRELDLRISTLEACEPDSIFNTEIQHIVRKALGKMPEQSRHIFILSRYQNAPNKMIAEQLGVSIKSVEFHITKALKILRLELKDYLISLFL, encoded by the coding sequence ATGGACACTTTCACCCGGTTCTTTCAAGAAAATCGGGATAAATTTCTGTCATTTACCAACTCATATGTTCGAAACAAAGCTGAGGCTGAAGACATATTGATGGAATCCATGATCACTCTATGGGAGAATCGAGAAAAATGGGAAGAAAATTCCAACATGCATGCATTACTGCTTACCATTATAAAAAACAGAGCGCTCAATCATCTCGCACATGAACAGGTACGTTTGCGTGCTGAAGATGAAATCAATACACATAAACAGCGAGAACTTGATCTTCGTATATCTACTTTGGAGGCTTGTGAACCGGATTCGATTTTTAACACAGAGATTCAGCATATTGTCCGCAAAGCACTTGGGAAAATGCCGGAACAAAGCAGACACATATTTATACTTAGCCGCTATCAGAATGCCCCCAACAAAATGATAGCCGAACAATTGGGAGTCTCTATAAAAAGCGTAGAATTTCATATCACAAAAGCACTGAAGATACTGCGTCTTGAACTAAAAGATTATCTAATTTCACTTTTCCTCTGA
- a CDS encoding FecR family protein, with protein sequence MNQDLLYKYFKGNTTTEEEKQILDWIDADKENKETFRKERMLYDITLFSDEKQTAPKNKKAKIISVLRWSTQIAAIIIIVFSIGILFKDYQYNKTAQLQTIAVPAGQRAQITLADGTKVWLNSQSTLIYTSNFGRKERNVKLNGEAYFEVAKNKDIPFLVNTETNQVRVVGTHFNVCAYDGSNEFETTLVEGIVDIYAKGNKKPLTRLTKNEFFASHNGKYQKSTLTSLDYLRWTEGLYCFDDAPFSIILSKLEKYYNVKIAVNDPDILNYRCTGKFKEQDGIEHILRVIQKDLRFTYSINSDKDSITIRTGKRAQ encoded by the coding sequence ATGAACCAGGATCTATTATATAAATATTTTAAAGGAAATACCACAACCGAAGAGGAGAAACAGATTCTTGACTGGATAGATGCCGACAAAGAAAACAAAGAAACCTTCAGGAAAGAACGTATGCTTTATGATATCACTCTCTTCTCTGATGAGAAACAAACTGCTCCTAAAAATAAAAAAGCAAAAATCATATCCGTATTAAGGTGGAGTACTCAAATAGCTGCTATTATTATAATTGTGTTTAGCATTGGGATTCTCTTCAAAGATTACCAATATAATAAAACGGCTCAATTACAAACCATCGCAGTACCAGCCGGACAACGTGCCCAAATCACCTTAGCAGATGGAACAAAAGTCTGGCTGAACTCACAATCAACATTGATTTATACAAGTAATTTCGGCCGAAAAGAAAGAAATGTGAAATTGAATGGGGAAGCTTATTTTGAAGTGGCTAAAAACAAAGACATACCGTTTTTGGTAAATACAGAAACAAACCAAGTTCGAGTAGTCGGCACTCATTTCAATGTGTGTGCATACGATGGAAGTAATGAATTTGAAACGACTCTCGTAGAGGGTATTGTTGATATTTATGCCAAAGGAAATAAAAAGCCGCTCACCCGCTTGACTAAAAATGAATTCTTTGCCTCACACAATGGAAAATATCAAAAAAGCACGCTCACATCATTAGACTATCTACGATGGACCGAAGGATTGTACTGCTTCGATGACGCTCCTTTCAGCATAATCCTTTCCAAACTTGAAAAATATTACAATGTGAAAATTGCTGTTAATGATCCTGATATACTGAACTACCGTTGTACCGGAAAGTTTAAAGAACAGGATGGCATTGAACACATTTTACGTGTCATTCAGAAAGATCTTAGATTCACTTATTCCATCAATAGTGACAAAGACAGCATTACTATTAGAACAGGAAAAAGAGCTCAATAA
- a CDS encoding TonB-dependent receptor encodes MRKISLKGHLCPKSLAFKQILLTMKITVFLLLFVTFQVYCGNSYSQSAKINIVHSNLKVSELLSQIESQTDYLFVYNKKSVDTGRIVAVNVGNKPVSEVLDEVFKGTGIKYVMEGHNIVLTKNTEDIASVQQNSISIKGIVTDMNGEPIIGANILEKGTTNGTITDLDGNFTLSVPADAVLAITYVGYQPQNIPVNGLKNFTIKLEEESLALETVVVTAMGIKKKEASLTYSTQQVGGDELTRAKDPNMINALAGKTAGVQITKSSAGLGGSAKVAIRGARSAFATGNNQPLYVIDGVPMLNNSTESTATVMGGENNGVNRDAGDGISNLNPEDIESMSILKGASAAALYGTQAANGVILITTKKGKAGMQRVTYSSNLTIDQAISLPEFQNSYGRLENGTSSWGEKANLTDYDNTGNFFGNGVTAINSVSIMSGNDKMQTYFSYANTTAKGIIDSNKLQKHNLTLRETAAFFNNRLKLDGNANLMMQTIKNSPATGGYYLNPLVNIYGFPRGMDMAPYRDQFETYNLDRNMNLQNWYIANENGDISEWDQNPYWLKNRVTNNNKRYRALASLSANLEVTKWFTLQARGNVDYVNDKFENKMYASTSPNIAGTYEGKMNGRYIWANDQQLLLYGDIMAMFNKTFNKFSVNGAVGTSINVNTVNKLMIDSKTASLYHPNVFTVSNIVTTSKASINQDINKKRTIQSIFATAQLGWDDAIYVDITARNDWSSTLAYTKSKNSGFFYPSVGLTWILSKSLRMPDWISFSKIRGSWAQVGNDLPIGITNPVDIIQAGGVIQVNDTEQRGDLKPEISNSTEFGTEWRFFNSRLGIDFTWYQTDTKNQLLRMPNPAGSIYAYRYVNAGKIRNKGIELTIDATPLMNDNFRWKTSVNLSLNRNKIISLHPDYTQFSYGQEGFSMAYQMRIKEGGKLGDIYGNAFARNEDGSIQVNENGAPVQTTGNNDLLGNTNPDYMLGWSNTITYKGFTLYFLIDARIGGDVMSLTQADLDSKGVTKETAEARDRKYAEYQGQRFDNVKGFYGAVGGRNGISEYYMYDGTNIRLRELSLGYSFPQSLLEKTKVFKGIDLSFVARNLFFFYKDAPFDPDATMSVGNNNQGVDVFGMPTTRNLGFNVKFTF; translated from the coding sequence ATGAGAAAAATTTCTTTGAAAGGGCATTTATGCCCAAAAAGTTTAGCATTCAAGCAAATATTACTTACTATGAAGATTACCGTTTTCCTTCTTTTGTTTGTAACTTTCCAAGTTTATTGTGGAAACAGCTACTCGCAAAGTGCAAAAATTAATATCGTACATTCTAACCTGAAAGTAAGCGAATTACTTTCCCAAATAGAATCACAAACCGATTATCTGTTCGTTTATAATAAGAAAAGCGTAGATACCGGACGCATAGTGGCAGTTAACGTCGGCAACAAACCTGTATCAGAAGTTTTGGATGAAGTATTCAAAGGTACAGGAATCAAATATGTGATGGAAGGACACAATATCGTGCTTACCAAAAATACCGAGGATATTGCATCCGTGCAACAAAACAGCATATCCATTAAGGGTATCGTCACCGACATGAACGGTGAACCGATCATTGGAGCGAACATTCTGGAAAAAGGAACAACGAACGGTACAATCACCGATTTAGACGGTAACTTTACCTTGTCTGTTCCTGCAGATGCCGTGTTGGCAATTACCTATGTAGGATATCAACCACAGAATATTCCGGTAAACGGACTAAAGAATTTCACAATAAAACTTGAAGAAGAGTCGTTGGCATTGGAAACGGTAGTCGTAACTGCAATGGGTATCAAGAAGAAAGAAGCGTCCCTGACTTATTCTACCCAGCAAGTAGGAGGAGATGAATTGACAAGAGCTAAAGATCCGAACATGATCAATGCTCTGGCAGGTAAGACAGCGGGTGTACAAATCACTAAAAGTTCCGCAGGTTTAGGTGGTTCTGCCAAAGTAGCCATTCGCGGTGCCCGTTCGGCCTTCGCTACCGGAAACAATCAACCTTTGTATGTCATTGATGGTGTACCAATGCTAAATAACAGTACAGAGTCCACCGCCACCGTAATGGGAGGAGAAAATAATGGAGTAAACCGTGATGCCGGTGACGGTATCTCCAACCTTAACCCCGAAGATATCGAAAGCATGAGTATTCTGAAAGGCGCATCTGCCGCTGCTCTCTACGGTACACAAGCAGCCAATGGCGTCATCCTTATTACTACCAAAAAAGGTAAAGCCGGTATGCAAAGAGTAACTTATTCCTCCAATCTCACTATTGATCAAGCCATCAGCCTTCCTGAGTTCCAAAATTCATACGGTCGATTGGAAAACGGTACGAGCAGTTGGGGCGAGAAAGCAAATCTGACAGATTACGATAACACAGGAAACTTCTTTGGAAACGGTGTTACAGCAATCAACTCGGTATCAATCATGAGTGGCAATGATAAGATGCAGACTTATTTTTCTTATGCTAACACCACAGCCAAAGGCATTATCGACTCAAATAAACTACAAAAACATAATCTCACTCTCCGTGAGACAGCTGCATTCTTCAATAACCGGTTAAAACTGGACGGAAATGCAAACCTCATGATGCAGACAATCAAAAACAGTCCGGCCACCGGAGGTTACTATTTGAATCCTTTAGTAAACATCTATGGTTTTCCGCGCGGTATGGACATGGCTCCATACAGAGACCAGTTCGAGACATATAATCTTGACCGTAACATGAATCTGCAAAACTGGTATATAGCAAATGAGAATGGCGACATCAGCGAATGGGATCAGAATCCTTATTGGTTAAAGAATCGCGTGACTAACAACAATAAACGCTATCGCGCTTTGGCTTCTTTATCTGCTAATTTAGAAGTTACCAAATGGTTTACCTTGCAGGCACGTGGCAATGTCGACTATGTGAATGACAAATTTGAAAATAAGATGTATGCTTCCACCTCTCCTAATATCGCAGGAACTTACGAAGGCAAAATGAACGGTCGGTATATATGGGCAAACGACCAACAATTATTACTTTATGGAGACATAATGGCTATGTTCAACAAAACATTCAATAAATTTTCAGTCAACGGTGCTGTCGGTACCAGCATCAATGTCAATACTGTCAATAAATTAATGATAGATTCAAAAACTGCGTCTTTATATCATCCGAATGTGTTTACGGTCTCCAACATAGTTACCACTTCAAAAGCCTCCATAAATCAAGATATCAACAAAAAAAGAACTATTCAATCCATATTTGCAACCGCTCAGTTAGGCTGGGATGACGCAATATACGTAGATATCACCGCACGTAACGACTGGTCATCGACTCTGGCATATACCAAAAGCAAAAACTCAGGATTCTTCTATCCCTCGGTAGGTCTAACCTGGATTCTATCTAAAAGTTTACGCATGCCGGACTGGATATCTTTCAGCAAGATACGTGGTTCATGGGCACAAGTAGGTAATGACCTTCCGATAGGTATTACAAATCCTGTAGACATTATACAGGCAGGCGGTGTAATACAAGTAAACGACACAGAACAACGTGGAGACTTAAAACCGGAAATCAGTAACTCAACCGAATTCGGAACGGAATGGAGATTCTTCAACAGTCGCTTGGGTATCGATTTTACATGGTACCAAACGGATACTAAAAACCAATTGCTAAGAATGCCTAATCCAGCAGGCTCCATCTATGCCTACCGTTATGTCAATGCCGGTAAAATCCGTAACAAAGGTATAGAACTGACTATCGATGCTACCCCACTGATGAATGATAATTTCCGTTGGAAAACTTCAGTAAACTTATCTCTCAACCGAAATAAGATAATTTCACTTCATCCGGATTACACACAGTTCAGTTATGGACAAGAAGGTTTCTCAATGGCTTACCAAATGCGTATCAAAGAAGGTGGAAAATTAGGTGATATTTATGGTAACGCTTTTGCCCGTAATGAGGATGGTTCTATTCAGGTCAATGAAAATGGTGCCCCGGTACAAACGACCGGAAACAATGATCTTTTGGGAAATACCAATCCGGATTATATGTTGGGTTGGAGCAACACCATCACATACAAAGGGTTTACGCTCTATTTCTTAATAGATGCTCGCATCGGTGGTGATGTAATGTCTCTCACACAAGCCGATCTCGATTCAAAAGGTGTGACCAAAGAAACAGCCGAAGCACGCGACCGTAAATACGCAGAATATCAAGGCCAGAGATTCGACAACGTTAAAGGCTTCTATGGTGCAGTAGGCGGACGAAACGGTATCTCCGAGTATTACATGTACGATGGCACCAATATCCGTTTGCGCGAATTATCGCTCGGATATTCATTTCCACAATCACTTTTGGAAAAAACCAAGGTATTCAAAGGAATCGACCTTTCATTTGTAGCCCGCAACCTGTTTTTCTTTTACAAAGATGCTCCGTTCGATCCAGATGCAACCATGTCGGTAGGCAACAACAACCAAGGAGTGGATGTGTTTGGCATGCCAACCACCCGCAACCTAGGTTTCAACGTTAAATTCACATTCTAA
- a CDS encoding SusD/RagB family nutrient-binding outer membrane lipoprotein: MKRYKYIATLFLGSLISFTGCTDNFESDNETKGAFNDEVKEFDYQKYTMPFEIIQSGIYFQYNWGDGLNWPWQLTQALQHDMFSGYFHDKLSSFNSKNSVYNINTGWSNAAWNYTYKYIFPTAYKSEINSIGSDKTIHYYGLTKILKVELMHRISDTYGPIVYSKFGSSDDNSVDTQQEAYTHFFDDLDKGIDALDTYLKNGGKDDAFNSTDMMNAGGIKGWIKFANSLRLRLAMRISNVDKKNAEIQAKKALENPYGVLEAAKEVIQVSGHGYTNPLISVAGWGEVYMGASMASVLNGYEDPRREKWYNKATLKGHEDEWLGIPQGVYMQDGDPNYYESYSAMKATGGESTPAILMTAAETWFLRAEAALRHFTNEDPKECYETGVRTSFAQWGAGDATDYLASNKKPLDYKEMVPASGGKDMKTLISISPKWNASADNEGKLEQIITQKWLACWPESYEAWSEQRRTGYPKLFKVQTNNSAGKIDTDAMIRRLPFSTDDADKDPIQYKFLLQALGGADNGGTRLWWDTGKNNF; the protein is encoded by the coding sequence ATGAAAAGATATAAATATATAGCAACGCTGTTTTTAGGAAGCTTGATAAGTTTCACCGGATGTACCGATAATTTCGAATCGGACAATGAGACCAAAGGTGCCTTCAATGATGAAGTCAAGGAATTTGACTATCAGAAGTATACAATGCCTTTTGAAATCATTCAATCGGGCATTTACTTCCAGTATAACTGGGGAGACGGGCTAAACTGGCCTTGGCAACTGACACAGGCTCTCCAGCATGATATGTTCTCAGGGTATTTCCATGATAAATTGTCTTCATTCAATAGCAAAAACTCTGTCTACAATATCAATACAGGATGGTCGAATGCAGCTTGGAACTATACATATAAATATATTTTCCCTACAGCATACAAATCAGAAATTAACAGCATCGGTTCCGATAAAACCATTCATTACTATGGTCTTACAAAAATATTGAAGGTAGAATTGATGCACCGTATATCCGACACCTACGGACCTATCGTATATAGCAAATTCGGTAGCAGTGACGACAATTCCGTTGACACGCAACAAGAAGCTTATACTCACTTTTTCGATGACCTTGATAAAGGTATAGACGCATTGGACACGTACTTAAAAAACGGAGGAAAAGACGATGCATTTAATTCAACCGATATGATGAATGCGGGAGGAATCAAAGGCTGGATCAAGTTTGCAAACTCCTTGCGGCTCCGTCTTGCCATGCGCATTTCGAATGTAGACAAGAAAAATGCCGAAATTCAAGCAAAAAAAGCGTTGGAAAACCCTTATGGTGTACTCGAAGCAGCAAAAGAAGTAATCCAGGTTTCCGGTCATGGTTACACCAATCCGTTGATCAGCGTTGCCGGATGGGGTGAAGTCTACATGGGAGCTTCAATGGCTTCCGTATTGAATGGATACGAAGATCCGCGCCGTGAAAAATGGTATAACAAAGCCACACTAAAAGGACATGAAGACGAATGGTTAGGCATTCCTCAAGGAGTATACATGCAGGATGGCGATCCTAACTACTATGAATCATATTCAGCGATGAAAGCTACCGGGGGCGAATCCACTCCAGCCATTCTGATGACCGCTGCCGAAACTTGGTTTCTCCGTGCTGAAGCTGCTTTACGCCACTTTACCAACGAAGACCCTAAAGAGTGTTACGAAACCGGTGTTAGAACTTCATTCGCACAATGGGGAGCCGGAGATGCAACCGATTATCTTGCCAGCAACAAAAAACCGTTGGATTATAAAGAGATGGTTCCTGCCAGCGGTGGAAAGGACATGAAAACATTAATCAGCATTTCTCCTAAATGGAATGCTTCAGCGGACAATGAAGGCAAGCTCGAACAAATTATTACTCAGAAATGGCTGGCATGTTGGCCTGAGAGTTATGAAGCATGGAGTGAACAACGTCGCACAGGTTATCCGAAATTGTTTAAAGTACAAACGAATAACAGTGCCGGTAAAATCGATACAGATGCTATGATCCGCCGCCTTCCATTCTCTACAGACGATGCAGATAAAGATCCTATACAATATAAATTCTTGTTGCAAGCACTTGGAGGTGCCGACAATGGTGGTACCCGTTTATGGTGGGATACCGGTAAAAACAATTTCTAA
- a CDS encoding helix-turn-helix domain-containing protein, whose protein sequence is METEEKINSNVHHGHNIRRTRIEKNMNQDILSEKVSMSQPTVSRYESMRIIEDDILERFAKALNVPKDYLKTLEEDAPSIVFENNSITNNGGNNTQAGLNDEISNDNRITNNPIDKITELYERLLKDKDDMIAELQQHIDFLEGKNNKQ, encoded by the coding sequence ATGGAAACAGAAGAGAAAATCAACAGTAACGTACATCATGGACATAACATCAGACGTACACGAATTGAGAAAAACATGAACCAAGATATCCTTTCCGAAAAAGTAAGTATGTCTCAACCGACAGTCTCAAGATATGAAAGTATGAGAATTATCGAAGATGATATACTTGAAAGATTTGCCAAAGCACTGAATGTGCCGAAAGATTATCTGAAAACATTGGAAGAAGATGCTCCAAGCATAGTGTTTGAAAATAACAGTATTACTAATAATGGAGGTAATAATACTCAAGCAGGGCTTAATGACGAAATTTCTAATGACAACAGAATTACTAATAACCCCATTGACAAAATCACCGAACTATACGAACGCCTTCTTAAAGATAAAGATGATATGATTGCAGAACTTCAGCAACATATTGATTTTTTAGAAGGTAAAAATAACAAGCAATAA